The proteins below are encoded in one region of Ostrea edulis chromosome 3, xbOstEdul1.1, whole genome shotgun sequence:
- the LOC125677127 gene encoding complement C1q tumor necrosis factor-related protein 3-like — translation MYRFFLLSLFLAVQFIATLSDTPHQIVTKYKNYYTICSGLGYKEKSCASRDVVAFHAKLRDSISNLGSKQPVKFDTVMLNEGSGYDVKTGKFTATEDGVYSFSWNVLVYSGKEFHTEIVKNGNAIAYNYANGRIVKSGYYLSSSSTVNIKMKKGEQVWVTAHGNHGRFLYGGIWPNFSGFKL, via the exons ATGTACAG GTTTTTCCTATTATCACTATTTCTCGCCGTGCAGTTCATTGCTACACTATCTGACACACCACACCAAATCGTGACCAAATACAAAAACTATTACACAATATGCAGTGGACTGGGATACAAAGAAAAATCTTGTGCAAGCAGGG ATGTTGTCGCCTTCCATGCCAAGCTTCGGGATTCTATTTCAAATCTTGGAAGTAAACAGCCAGTCAAATTTGACACAGTGATGCTAAATGAAGGATCAGGATATGACGTCAAAACGGGAAAATTTACTGCAACGGAGGATGGGGTGTACTCCTTTAGCTGGAATGTTCTGGTTTACTCGGGAAAAGAGTTTCATACAGAGATTGTGAAGAATGGGAACGCCATTGCTTATAATTACGCCAATGGTAGAATAGTGAAGAGTGGGTATTATCTGTCAAGCTCATCTACGGTCAACATCAAAATGAAGAAAGGAGAACAGGTGTGGGTCACAGCACACGGCAACCACGGGCGGTTCCTATATGGCGGAATTTGGCCTAATTTTTCTGGTTTTAAACTGTAA